One window of the Candidatus Zixiibacteriota bacterium genome contains the following:
- a CDS encoding hypothetical protein (Evidence 5 : Unknown function), protein MTPRNHDPNVQLGRPFPFEWTLPYDDYSFSRRLYELVHDWGIPTETEISFLEQYINKPGARIFDMACGGGRHALALAERGHEVAAVDIGPYPIDLAGERARAKNLQINLHCENILNTAFQNEFDLAYLICGQMGHFSPADNQRIFTLAFRALKENGIFIIHLSRLEDGDRHNRTMWYREKSPLYFEQESLVHREQYYFAEERVKTVRDFAINSVTRDFRWFGISEKEYGPEEMTTMAERSGFATGELFGGYGHESYDPKGTALIMVFSKESRN, encoded by the coding sequence ATGACACCACGGAACCATGATCCAAACGTACAACTGGGAAGGCCATTTCCTTTTGAATGGACTCTTCCCTATGATGATTATTCCTTTTCCCGCCGGCTGTATGAACTGGTGCACGACTGGGGCATTCCCACTGAAACTGAAATCTCTTTCCTGGAGCAATATATTAATAAACCGGGCGCCAGAATTTTTGATATGGCCTGCGGGGGCGGACGCCACGCCCTGGCCCTGGCAGAGAGGGGTCACGAAGTAGCGGCGGTAGATATCGGTCCGTATCCGATTGATCTCGCCGGGGAAAGGGCCCGTGCAAAAAATCTGCAGATCAACTTACATTGTGAGAACATCCTCAATACTGCATTCCAAAACGAATTCGATCTGGCGTATTTGATTTGCGGCCAGATGGGGCATTTCTCCCCTGCCGACAATCAAAGAATTTTCACCTTGGCTTTTCGGGCCCTGAAAGAAAACGGCATTTTTATCATACATCTGTCGCGGCTTGAAGACGGAGACCGTCACAACCGAACCATGTGGTACAGGGAAAAAAGCCCCCTCTATTTCGAACAGGAGTCGCTGGTTCATCGCGAGCAATATTACTTCGCCGAAGAACGGGTGAAAACTGTCCGTGATTTCGCCATCAACTCCGTGACACGAGATTTTCGCTGGTTTGGCATATCCGAAAAGGAATACGGACCGGAGGAAATGACGACTATGGCCGAACGGAGCGGGTTCGCGACCGGGGAACTATTCGGGGGTTACGGCCATGAGAGCTATGACCCTAAAGGAACCGCTTTAATCATGGTATTTTCAAAAGAATCAAGGAATTAG
- a CDS encoding putative Uncharacterized ABC transporter ATP-binding protein YdiF (Evidence 3 : Putative function from multiple computational evidences) has protein sequence MTLLAGENICKEFDGREIFRDLSFSIIDTDRIGLVGPNGIGKTTLFELMAGHLTPDSGAITKAKNCTLSYLEQEFAGSEESTLFDYVSAARGDLLTMRSEIRQVEKDLEENPDSKPLLEKLGDLQHHFETSGGYEYEAEIKAILMGLGFAEFRFRSRMDSFSGGERNRASLARILAGRGTLLLLDEPTNHLDIDSTIWLEQYLSGLNKAYIIVSHDRTFLNNTVNKVWELTGRKIEQYFNGFEKYLTERKDRYSQIEHWYKHQQEEIKRIEDFIRRNMAGQKTKQAQSKMKYLSRIKRIELPVEERREVSFRVDSGERSFNLVLAAEKADFGYGHRAVIRDVSFNLYRGDRAGMIGANGSGKTTIIRSILGELDLLEGSVSLGQKVEIAYFDQELSDLNDDNTVIDELWQVDPMTEAGRLRTFLARFGFRGEDVLKKVVVLSGGEKTKLALAKLLFLPANFLIFDEPTNHLDIESRQALEEALLNYGGTYLVVSHDRYFLDKVAQRILSIEGGAMRLYEGNYSYFREKKDAETVRPEKKPTSPDKIRQYADFKKLSQTKGRIKKELRSTDSKIKDHETILHRLENDITYNIPKTDWEKLTEAHKEKERIEEILLKLYDHLEELKQLDAEYTESDSQPD, from the coding sequence ATGACCCTTCTGGCCGGTGAAAATATCTGCAAAGAATTCGACGGACGGGAAATTTTCAGGGACCTCTCTTTTTCCATAATCGATACGGATAGAATCGGACTGGTCGGACCCAACGGTATCGGCAAGACGACCCTGTTTGAATTGATGGCGGGACACCTGACGCCTGATTCGGGGGCAATCACAAAAGCCAAAAACTGCACCCTTTCCTATCTGGAGCAGGAATTTGCCGGATCCGAAGAGAGTACATTGTTCGATTACGTCTCGGCGGCGCGCGGCGACCTGCTCACGATGCGCTCGGAAATCCGGCAGGTGGAAAAGGACCTGGAGGAAAATCCCGATTCGAAACCCCTTCTCGAAAAACTGGGAGATCTCCAGCATCATTTCGAGACTTCCGGCGGCTATGAATATGAAGCCGAAATAAAGGCCATTCTGATGGGTCTGGGGTTTGCGGAGTTCCGTTTTCGGAGCCGGATGGACAGTTTCTCCGGAGGCGAAAGGAACCGGGCGTCACTGGCGCGGATACTGGCCGGACGGGGGACGCTTCTGCTGCTGGACGAACCGACCAATCATCTTGATATCGATTCCACGATCTGGCTGGAGCAATATCTGTCAGGACTCAATAAAGCATATATTATCGTATCTCACGATCGGACTTTCCTGAACAATACCGTAAATAAGGTATGGGAACTGACCGGGCGAAAAATCGAGCAATACTTCAACGGTTTTGAGAAATATCTGACGGAAAGAAAAGATCGTTATTCCCAGATCGAACATTGGTACAAGCACCAGCAGGAAGAGATAAAGCGGATCGAAGACTTTATCCGCCGCAACATGGCGGGTCAGAAGACCAAGCAGGCCCAATCGAAAATGAAGTATCTGTCGCGCATTAAAAGAATCGAATTGCCGGTTGAGGAGCGGCGGGAGGTCTCGTTCCGGGTCGATTCCGGAGAGCGATCATTCAATCTGGTCCTGGCGGCGGAGAAAGCCGATTTCGGGTATGGACATCGGGCCGTGATCAGAGATGTCTCCTTCAATCTGTACCGCGGCGACCGAGCGGGAATGATCGGGGCCAACGGGTCCGGCAAGACCACCATCATCAGGTCGATTCTGGGAGAACTGGATTTACTGGAAGGTTCGGTCAGTCTGGGTCAGAAAGTCGAAATCGCCTATTTCGACCAGGAACTTTCTGACCTCAATGATGACAACACGGTCATAGACGAACTGTGGCAGGTTGATCCGATGACGGAAGCGGGACGATTAAGGACCTTTCTGGCGCGCTTCGGCTTTCGGGGAGAAGATGTACTGAAGAAAGTAGTGGTTTTGTCCGGGGGTGAAAAGACCAAGCTGGCGCTGGCCAAACTGCTGTTCCTTCCGGCCAATTTTCTGATTTTCGACGAACCGACGAATCACCTGGATATCGAGTCGCGCCAGGCGCTGGAAGAAGCGCTGTTGAATTACGGCGGGACCTATCTGGTGGTCAGTCACGACAGATATTTCCTTGACAAGGTGGCACAGAGAATCCTGTCGATAGAGGGCGGAGCCATGCGGCTCTATGAAGGGAATTATTCATATTTTAGGGAAAAGAAAGATGCGGAAACGGTTCGGCCGGAAAAAAAACCGACCAGTCCGGACAAAATCCGGCAGTATGCCGATTTCAAGAAATTATCCCAGACCAAGGGAAGAATTAAAAAGGAACTTCGCTCCACCGACTCCAAGATAAAAGATCACGAGACGATATTGCACCGCCTTGAAAACGATATAACCTATAATATTCCGAAAACGGATTGGGAAAAATTGACCGAGGCCCATAAAGAAAAAGAACGGATTGAAGAAATCCTGCTGAAATTATACGACCACCTCGAGGAGTTGAAGCAGTTAGATGCTGAATATACTGAGTCTGACAGCCAGCCCGATTAA
- a CDS encoding hypothetical protein (Evidence 5 : Unknown function): MKIIKPLSWACLTITIFLAIPLYAKTPRGVEFELIVRQKPAEIDKYFEVARDTVQVITGKKLHTFMVNFRLDLDVPQADSQSALFTADLVTVGVTPFNYAKQYRVEYNLSARIENIPGKNGSIYQLLISPRGLVDISAPPCEYDPDLTDQFTTEPSANFQIYCVPNSLADYRWNNIKNYLETEYTRFRSAFDFNSPGQMNLFLLPCPSSSVNWDKRFGYMLDPGRGSIYTIYNHGYISTDAMLPNMLKLLRIWGYAPPFVVEGLAGYFEFWPYEMKKIAREGKIPEIKNILTTEGYYAIDPVTAEITAGSFMKFIADKYGMNAVRRIYKESDDLTLANNLQKICQISLDSLQAEWTHYVDTLELNRRQFDFYAARAGATFRIDQQIEYYREMTKYDSNRADSIDTWKKLAAVCYQFGRYYDALDGYRLLVKLDSARSIYYQILGNLYLIDGQYDQAWSALDTVLLKDSTYATARLLQAKITAIRGDTAGAIRIAEKVYDIEKSVPGKIEFLLFMGKMEGSPGVWRDTAKAENHFSEALGMTLQMMAQIPDDPTYKIRAGLASLGLHEYDKAGQYLDVAYFTEQRSYYLGEVLLALGNLEDLQGKRKAATEYYQQGLRLPLAVYQRDLCTKYIDKAYHL; the protein is encoded by the coding sequence ATGAAAATAATCAAGCCGCTCAGTTGGGCCTGCCTGACAATCACCATTTTCCTGGCGATACCGCTATATGCCAAAACTCCCAGGGGTGTTGAATTCGAATTGATAGTTCGCCAGAAGCCGGCCGAAATCGATAAATATTTCGAGGTGGCCCGCGATACGGTTCAGGTAATAACGGGCAAGAAACTGCATACTTTCATGGTCAATTTCCGGCTGGACCTGGACGTGCCGCAGGCCGACTCGCAATCGGCGCTGTTCACGGCCGATCTGGTGACGGTCGGTGTTACCCCCTTTAATTACGCCAAGCAGTACCGGGTAGAGTACAATCTTTCGGCCCGGATCGAAAACATTCCCGGCAAAAACGGTTCGATATACCAGCTTTTGATCTCCCCGCGGGGCCTGGTCGATATTTCCGCCCCCCCCTGCGAATATGACCCGGATCTTACGGACCAGTTCACGACCGAACCGTCGGCCAACTTTCAAATTTACTGTGTTCCCAATTCCCTGGCCGACTATCGCTGGAACAACATCAAGAATTACCTCGAAACGGAATACACCCGTTTTCGAAGCGCCTTCGACTTCAATTCCCCGGGACAGATGAATCTCTTTCTTCTCCCCTGCCCTTCGAGTTCGGTCAACTGGGATAAGCGGTTCGGATACATGTTAGATCCCGGTCGCGGGTCTATCTATACGATTTATAATCACGGATATATTTCCACCGACGCCATGCTTCCCAATATGCTGAAATTGCTTCGTATCTGGGGTTACGCTCCTCCGTTCGTAGTGGAGGGGCTGGCCGGGTACTTTGAATTCTGGCCCTATGAGATGAAAAAGATCGCCCGCGAAGGCAAAATACCGGAAATAAAAAATATCCTGACAACCGAAGGATACTACGCAATAGACCCGGTCACGGCGGAAATTACGGCCGGATCGTTCATGAAATTTATCGCCGACAAATACGGTATGAATGCAGTTCGCCGGATATATAAGGAATCCGATGATCTGACGCTGGCGAATAATCTTCAAAAAATATGCCAGATATCCCTCGATTCCCTTCAGGCCGAATGGACGCATTATGTCGATACCCTGGAACTGAACCGCCGCCAATTCGATTTCTATGCGGCGCGGGCCGGGGCGACATTCCGTATTGACCAGCAGATCGAATATTACCGGGAAATGACCAAATATGATTCGAACCGGGCCGACTCCATCGATACCTGGAAAAAACTGGCGGCGGTCTGCTATCAGTTCGGGCGTTATTACGACGCGCTCGACGGGTATAGGCTGCTGGTCAAACTGGACTCGGCGCGTTCCATCTATTATCAAATATTGGGGAATCTTTATCTTATAGACGGACAGTACGACCAGGCGTGGAGCGCCCTTGATACCGTTCTCTTGAAAGACTCCACCTATGCCACGGCCCGCCTCCTGCAGGCCAAAATAACGGCGATACGGGGCGATACCGCCGGAGCCATTCGCATCGCGGAAAAAGTGTATGATATAGAAAAGTCCGTTCCGGGGAAGATCGAGTTTCTGCTGTTTATGGGAAAAATGGAAGGGAGTCCGGGTGTCTGGCGGGATACCGCCAAAGCCGAAAATCATTTCTCCGAGGCCCTGGGGATGACTCTTCAGATGATGGCCCAAATTCCCGATGACCCGACCTATAAGATTCGGGCCGGGCTGGCCAGCCTCGGTCTGCATGAATATGACAAAGCCGGGCAATATCTCGATGTCGCCTATTTTACCGAGCAGAGAAGTTACTATTTGGGAGAAGTTCTTTTGGCCCTGGGAAACCTTGAGGACCTTCAAGGGAAGCGTAAGGCGGCGACAGAGTACTATCAGCAGGGTCTGCGATTGCCGCTGGCGGTGTATCAGCGGGATCTCTGTACGAAGTACATCGATAAAGCATATCACCTTTAG
- a CDS encoding putative NADPH-dependent FMN reductase (Evidence 3 : Putative function from multiple computational evidences), which produces MLNILSLTASPIKGSSTEILLEEIVRGVRENAGQECRAELTRLNDLRYIPCQACGRSPEPEYCFYHDDLDAVYERLIKYDIILFGSPVYFDSVSAQAKMFIDRCNCLRPPDFEGKSGHHFKRIITRQRYGAMVLVGGERGEFECARKVVAGFFKWVEIINSGAIFYAGSEWTKIGPVAGDRPKLDEAYKLGKILAAKAGSPEQI; this is translated from the coding sequence ATGCTGAATATACTGAGTCTGACAGCCAGCCCGATTAAGGGAAGTTCGACCGAAATTCTCCTGGAGGAAATTGTCCGGGGGGTTCGGGAAAATGCGGGGCAGGAATGCCGCGCCGAATTGACGCGATTGAATGATCTCCGCTATATTCCCTGCCAGGCCTGCGGGAGAAGTCCCGAGCCGGAATACTGTTTCTATCATGATGATCTCGATGCGGTCTATGAGCGCCTGATAAAATATGACATCATACTGTTCGGTTCGCCGGTTTATTTCGACTCGGTGTCGGCACAGGCCAAAATGTTTATCGATCGCTGCAACTGCCTTCGCCCGCCCGATTTTGAAGGGAAATCGGGACATCATTTCAAAAGGATAATCACGCGCCAAAGATATGGCGCCATGGTCCTGGTCGGCGGCGAGCGGGGGGAATTTGAATGCGCCCGGAAGGTGGTGGCCGGCTTTTTCAAATGGGTGGAAATTATAAATTCCGGCGCGATATTTTATGCCGGGTCCGAATGGACCAAAATCGGTCCGGTCGCAGGTGACCGCCCCAAATTGGATGAAGCATACAAACTGGGAAAAATACTGGCCGCAAAAGCCGGTTCGCCCGAACAAATTTGA
- a CDS encoding 50S ribosomal subunit protein L31 (modular protein) yields MAIKDCEKVKEKIHPKYFDTTITCACGNVIKTRSTVKDIKVEICSNCHPFFTGRQKLVDTAGRIDRFRKKYGLDKKDGAKPAAAKKTKNTKA; encoded by the coding sequence TTGGCAATAAAGGATTGTGAGAAAGTGAAAGAAAAAATCCATCCGAAATATTTCGACACTACCATAACCTGCGCCTGCGGCAATGTCATCAAGACGCGCTCCACGGTGAAGGATATCAAGGTCGAAATTTGTTCCAACTGCCATCCATTCTTTACCGGCCGCCAGAAACTGGTGGACACGGCCGGTCGTATCGACCGTTTCCGCAAGAAATACGGTCTTGATAAGAAAGATGGCGCCAAGCCGGCCGCGGCCAAGAAGACCAAGAACACCAAAGCCTAA
- a CDS encoding conserved hypothetical protein (Evidence 4 : Unknown function but conserved in other organisms) → MRAELFLVPSPIMEQRLAGKTLVLIDVLRASTTICQALKSEARAVIPVMEPGEAAEMRAKIGIETGVLGGERNGVKIDNFDLGNSPLEYTTDKVKGKTVILSTSNGTRGYSRAAGSKLIITGALVNISQVAQRAAGAGHDLVILCAGQDGDFSIEDTLCGGMMLHKLQSENKIELELNDAASLALLLYRSNMRSLKQTIARGEHGRFLKKIGFEKDVELAADIDAIPVLPILKDSRIVLEQE, encoded by the coding sequence ATGCGGGCCGAACTGTTTCTTGTTCCCAGCCCGATAATGGAACAGAGGTTGGCCGGTAAGACGCTGGTTCTGATTGATGTTCTTCGGGCCTCGACCACCATCTGCCAGGCCCTGAAATCGGAGGCGCGGGCGGTCATACCGGTAATGGAGCCGGGAGAGGCGGCGGAGATGCGGGCTAAAATCGGAATCGAAACCGGAGTCCTTGGCGGGGAACGCAATGGCGTCAAGATCGATAATTTTGATCTGGGCAATTCACCGCTGGAATATACGACGGACAAGGTCAAGGGGAAAACGGTCATTCTTTCGACGTCCAACGGCACACGCGGTTATTCCCGCGCGGCCGGTTCGAAACTGATTATCACGGGCGCGCTAGTAAATATCTCGCAGGTGGCTCAGAGGGCCGCCGGCGCCGGGCACGATCTGGTTATTTTATGCGCCGGTCAGGACGGCGATTTTTCCATCGAGGATACGCTCTGCGGGGGAATGATGCTGCACAAATTGCAGAGCGAAAATAAAATCGAACTGGAACTGAATGACGCCGCCTCGCTGGCCCTTCTCCTGTATAGAAGCAATATGCGCTCACTCAAACAGACCATTGCGCGCGGGGAACACGGACGATTCCTGAAGAAAATCGGATTCGAAAAAGATGTGGAACTGGCGGCAGATATCGACGCTATTCCGGTCCTGCCGATATTGAAAGACAGCCGAATTGTCCTCGAACAGGAATAA
- a CDS encoding conserved hypothetical protein (Evidence 4 : Unknown function but conserved in other organisms) produces MFNFLNSAVLIAAAAALIPLLIHLFSRRRVKIVPFSSLKHLKEMQKRQVRRIKIRQLLLLLLRMLIILAAVLAFARPATRGGYIGSHAGVSAVVLLDKSASMQRQVKDGVLFDLAKKKAEEILKNFGQGDELLLIPFDREAYFPAGEQFFSREVAENILKAQTVGYDSGNFGEAFRKGAELLVRAKNLNKECYLISDFQANSLPSAPESLGSDFSVYLADLPVETDGNCGVTGVNLGGQLIEVGNEFTVEAEIRNFDNRPKNEQLASLFVDGNRVMQSEFRIDALGKQSVQFKHTVPSAGFHSGWVEIGDDGYSPDNRYYFTFKIPEQFNILIVNGDGSGNLVRLALVPSEDLGRYWSVKTVAADELAAVNLNDYDAVVLAGVPELGAVETLQLQRFMDDGGGVFFVMSANIKTEYFDRNFSAKIGLRIVKPVPTSFSGAGYYSLERLDYAHPIFRAFAQFQKEDMPSIKFYALPTLQESPDCRILAYFSNGSAALAEGAFGAGKMIVMTAPLRPEYTDLAAHSFFVPLIIRTMEYLAGAESSYELKNYVGGKITRTVPAKLVHSETVEMTAPDKNISTITGKETGDEISYDCQPIQIPGIYQLQSQGRTIDIFPANVVMSESDLAAAEPEQIGKALGLKKYTVLPFSQSSDTVITQARYGRELWKIFLWAAVVLLAVEMILAREKETESGES; encoded by the coding sequence ATGTTCAATTTTCTCAATTCGGCTGTATTGATAGCGGCGGCGGCCGCCCTGATACCGCTTCTGATTCATTTATTCTCGCGGCGCCGGGTGAAAATAGTCCCTTTTTCGTCGCTCAAGCATCTCAAGGAGATGCAGAAACGGCAGGTCCGGCGCATCAAAATCCGTCAGTTGCTTCTTCTCCTGTTGCGGATGCTTATCATTCTGGCGGCGGTGCTCGCCTTCGCCCGCCCCGCGACGCGCGGCGGATATATCGGCTCGCACGCCGGGGTTTCGGCGGTGGTCCTGCTGGACAAATCGGCGTCGATGCAACGGCAGGTCAAAGACGGCGTCCTGTTTGATCTGGCCAAGAAGAAAGCCGAAGAGATTTTGAAAAATTTCGGTCAGGGTGACGAACTACTGCTCATACCTTTCGATCGCGAAGCCTATTTCCCCGCCGGGGAACAATTCTTCAGCCGGGAGGTGGCGGAAAATATATTGAAGGCCCAAACAGTCGGGTATGACAGCGGCAATTTCGGGGAAGCTTTTCGCAAAGGAGCGGAACTGCTGGTCCGGGCGAAGAACCTGAACAAGGAATGCTATCTTATCAGTGATTTCCAGGCCAATTCTTTGCCCTCCGCGCCGGAGAGTCTGGGGAGCGATTTTTCCGTCTATCTGGCAGACCTGCCGGTCGAGACCGACGGCAACTGCGGTGTGACCGGGGTTAATCTGGGCGGGCAACTAATCGAAGTTGGCAACGAATTCACGGTGGAAGCGGAGATACGCAATTTCGACAACCGCCCCAAAAACGAGCAGTTGGCGTCGCTTTTTGTGGACGGGAACCGGGTGATGCAGAGCGAGTTCCGGATCGACGCCCTGGGCAAGCAAAGTGTACAATTCAAGCATACCGTCCCGTCGGCCGGTTTTCATTCCGGCTGGGTGGAAATCGGCGATGATGGCTATTCTCCCGATAACAGGTACTATTTTACTTTCAAGATTCCGGAGCAGTTCAATATTCTGATTGTCAATGGTGACGGGAGCGGTAATCTGGTGCGCCTGGCATTGGTCCCGTCGGAGGACCTGGGGCGTTACTGGTCGGTTAAGACGGTCGCCGCCGATGAACTGGCCGCGGTCAATCTGAATGACTACGATGCCGTGGTGCTGGCGGGGGTTCCCGAATTGGGGGCGGTGGAAACGCTGCAACTTCAAAGATTCATGGATGACGGCGGCGGCGTGTTTTTCGTCATGAGCGCGAATATTAAGACCGAATATTTCGACAGGAATTTTTCCGCCAAAATCGGTCTCCGGATTGTCAAGCCGGTGCCAACATCCTTCAGCGGAGCCGGATATTATTCTCTGGAGCGGCTCGATTACGCGCACCCGATCTTCCGGGCTTTCGCCCAGTTTCAGAAAGAGGATATGCCGAGCATAAAGTTCTATGCCCTGCCGACGCTGCAGGAAAGCCCCGATTGCCGGATATTGGCCTATTTCTCGAACGGTTCGGCGGCGCTTGCCGAGGGGGCTTTTGGCGCCGGCAAAATGATTGTCATGACCGCGCCGCTCCGCCCGGAATATACCGACCTGGCCGCCCATTCCTTTTTTGTTCCTCTCATCATCAGAACCATGGAGTATCTGGCCGGGGCGGAATCATCCTACGAGCTGAAGAATTACGTCGGCGGCAAAATCACCCGGACCGTACCAGCAAAACTGGTGCACTCCGAAACGGTGGAAATGACAGCGCCCGATAAGAACATCAGTACGATAACAGGGAAAGAAACAGGAGACGAAATCTCGTACGATTGCCAGCCGATTCAGATTCCCGGCATCTATCAGCTGCAGTCGCAGGGGCGGACGATAGATATATTCCCCGCCAATGTCGTCATGTCGGAAAGCGATCTGGCCGCGGCGGAGCCGGAGCAGATCGGAAAGGCCCTCGGCCTCAAGAAATACACGGTTCTGCCGTTCAGTCAATCATCCGATACTGTTATTACCCAGGCCCGATACGGACGCGAACTCTGGAAAATATTTCTTTGGGCGGCGGTGGTTCTCCTGGCCGTGGAAATGATTCTGGCGCGAGAAAAGGAAACAGAGAGCGGCGAATCATGA
- a CDS encoding conserved membrane hypothetical protein (Evidence 4 : Unknown function but conserved in other organisms): MPDLGVGGQAVIEGVMMRAKDRIATAVRIPSGEILVKSEDFKSVSARYKFLALPVVRGVVAFFEMLVIGIRTLNFSADIAVREIEKQEALESGKPYVYKEKKTSSFVLFGTAIFALALGIAVFFFLPLAISTLLNVRKGAVAFNLVAGAFRVALFLIYVWGISFFGEFKRVFQYHGAEHKSIFAYENGLDLTPENVSRFTTFHPRCGTSFILIVALFAIVIYSFSDTIYAVITGNPPALVTRFALHFMLLPFVAGGAYELLKLSGRTRDNSVTKVLIQPGLWLQRITTKEPSVAQMEVAIVALETALGITESKLTVKKTCL; the protein is encoded by the coding sequence ATGCCTGACTTAGGAGTCGGCGGACAAGCTGTAATCGAAGGTGTTATGATGCGGGCCAAGGACCGTATCGCAACGGCCGTGCGGATACCTTCGGGTGAGATTCTGGTCAAATCCGAGGATTTCAAATCCGTTTCCGCCCGATACAAATTCCTGGCGCTTCCGGTAGTGCGGGGAGTGGTGGCCTTTTTTGAAATGCTTGTCATCGGCATTCGCACCTTGAACTTTTCGGCGGATATTGCGGTCCGGGAAATCGAAAAGCAGGAAGCCCTGGAAAGCGGCAAACCGTACGTCTACAAGGAAAAGAAAACCAGCAGTTTTGTCTTGTTTGGCACCGCCATTTTCGCCCTGGCTCTGGGAATCGCCGTATTTTTCTTTCTTCCTCTGGCAATATCGACTCTCCTGAACGTCCGCAAGGGGGCGGTGGCTTTCAATCTGGTTGCCGGTGCTTTCCGCGTGGCTTTATTTCTGATTTATGTCTGGGGAATTTCTTTTTTTGGAGAATTCAAGCGCGTTTTTCAATATCACGGCGCCGAGCATAAATCGATATTCGCCTATGAAAACGGTCTGGATCTGACACCCGAGAATGTGTCTCGCTTTACCACTTTTCACCCCCGCTGCGGGACCAGTTTTATTCTTATTGTCGCGCTTTTCGCCATTGTCATTTATTCCTTTTCCGATACCATTTACGCCGTAATTACGGGTAACCCTCCCGCCCTGGTGACCCGCTTTGCGCTCCACTTCATGCTTCTCCCTTTTGTGGCGGGCGGAGCCTATGAACTTCTCAAATTATCGGGAAGAACCCGGGACAATTCTGTCACCAAGGTTCTTATTCAGCCGGGGCTATGGTTACAGCGGATCACGACCAAAGAACCGTCGGTAGCCCAGATGGAAGTCGCCATTGTGGCGCTGGAGACGGCTCTCGGGATCACCGAATCGAAACTGACCGTTAAAAAGACTTGCCTTTAG